From one Astatotilapia calliptera chromosome 10, fAstCal1.2, whole genome shotgun sequence genomic stretch:
- the zzef1 gene encoding zinc finger ZZ-type and EF-hand domain-containing protein 1 isoform X2 — protein MGNAESGCGGGSGDEEDIETESPGFAEDGPASATAGGGVGGGGGGGSGCGRSGRGSNNLPVPTGGPPSPGVLLEQVKLREAAARISDSGVAIHESVLAGNEGVLMRWLEDRLNRGEESVNIEQFCEMLESRDAPRDECEEAFGQFDAEGDGVVDIESMLIALKNSNGANLQGELSNVIRQLQACSLTPGFVDIFSKTKDRLGAHASKILKFLHRNRIPSSAIPFPILEGYNSICTMRSSVVQDFLEFLLQKEKDLDIQYRAELDRDPDVDMVKVVTQCYSTIEASSNVADIYKMTNGETASFWQSDGSARSHWIRLKMKPDVVLRRLAIAVASNDHSYMPQLVSVAVGKNRRSLQEIRDIRIPSNVTGYVALLENANITHPYIQINIKRCLSDGCDTRIHGLKTLGYQITKNKEMSVSDASAVWYLSLLTSLVTASMETNPALAQTVLQSTQKALRHMPPLSLTPSSTEFPRFFSANILEEVDGFLLRIADCCVSPDVELTLLAFALARGSVAKVIQALSCISDHLDTKYKASPLIVSMASVRLRLLYRNGKPLQLHLQACDVKSKDEKSGPENMLTEYSTGDGFLTEAGRLKASVILSTEDQSNFQVTQIKIKVRKGAIGPKCGLVFAYKEDDPFDAEKHFKRFKKYHSWDYKDFKEFVQSSARTPAQSEDEPIGWFELEDDWNDVEIKLQQCRVAKFLMVKFLCTRQDNAERLGVQSLSFSGYLCPGTERLADLDDLSPKGESFDGDAVTGLCLLNKTLFFIQQLTRDMDASHCKQKYLLEFSGLSLSLFWSFYSKLREIEGEEVTKSRVLLLQLMQNCFPMLPTPRESRGKEESKVPDEAGAAARPSMSSSRDDLSDSMRAVWELYTHLCHIVDSPEGETSVEKALHTEAVKAVLHGAAVFFPDKRVRRDKLFHMMKNITEEDQPESVKVTFESLCNYFSDQDPSGLLLLPPKGAPSDFDISPILSVMETLLLVATRECEVMMVDENSGASRSVLLSLFWALQGSLLSWCYLQLKGGASTAIAMELARDILLKYVDQFLESVKSILGSLLERYTGAQITAKLGSSIIATVFRQLMIFLLELCPLDIPHSLLLQSFSSLVELLRSLSSDTGDIFSKVDQENWHQPQQPVVLRTWNMESPHNYENSRHETSIFACPGATSFEVEFDERCETEKRYDYLEFTDSRGGKVRYDMKVGTEKWPKKVTFDTGPQLQFLFHSDSSNNEWGYKFTVTALGLPDITISWMSDLQLLVARLMGRLASRTLALKSPHEVRSVKELPSGKMSHVQSSPLWKPILRHGLCDKREATRTKTITEQASTWTLDEPTGFLEDFARWNPSQELTDARTELMRTLMQACRKQAMRNEITAGSKIDQAVNAIWAAMVYHTPALNLALLSYVNPDCKSSLSEEFVQVYSLADSIRTWMLEMKQRYLVGKMNNHDEREGGPDEVTMETLAEMCIEKSLLLFRFAPCGVPCQGSDAPRATESSSALLFQSSSISEGDFQASSSVGPQAAGSEESYESRSGQSLSSGTHIPNSSSCGHSRRTHRDSTESLSPQPGEPASPSAYNRKAPFSRARLRLLSCRSIEEPRMTPSVKDRYPILKHILNFIKDQALTTASILQTLSLNKAQALSVCKVLEMVQQCFHSMGQPHLFQAPCILFLQELLACQKDFTCYFSQLSDSGQKLGEEVRRSYHQLVLMLVEAVQGFSSLNEKAFLPALSCVQTCLLHLLDMNWEAHDLPFFLSINLPDLLLSMSQENISVHDTAISQWTEEDEIADYKKNQEWMDECMDGMFEKWYDKIDEEESMEDRRKMHMFIARYCDLLNVVISCDGCERMAPWHRYRCLQCMDMDLCKTCFLSGAKPEGHEDDHEMVNMEYACDHCQGLIVGSRINCNVCEDFDLCFGCYHAKKYPDSHLPTHRITVYPMVTIRISDRHRLIQPYIHNYSWLLFAALALYTSELSSEKQTDGDTLDSDTLNVAKALQTHCSQLITDCLLKGQTGKGFRSSALLALLSTNDSASDSELCPVSPESSQELSTATDTSSLPGSTAAICSPSSPKHKDKPSDEKKAEEGSCPPPAQPELSLPPSSGPGDKKKLVTQDTLDSARLSQTPSVSSEDALSPVVRRAVNSPTSDVVKETDDRLPPVPLQGHVFSECSRERILGLLAAMLPPAKPGCSLCLPSLSSMLPQLFKAVISNAGSLNETYHLTLGLLGQLLLRIPPMEADAAVTEALADKYELLIQGEMSCSDIQGWKTIQLLFSLGAVCLDSRIGLDWACTVADILHSLNACPEWCTIIAAFTDHCIQQLPQTLKRTNLFTLLVLVGFAEVLCVGTQTVFIDNANEKHNMILLKHFTEKNHAAVVDVRTRKRKTVKDYQLIQSQDSCTVSLPGQPEGQGCPKTLLSCYLGNFTSIISHLLQTSQDNGSSDAVEASWVLSLALKGLYNILKKHGVEHAHEAIQESGLTQLLVRKCSKGTGFSKLWLLRDLEILSIMLYSSKREIHSMAQDPEREQREQDKEHDSDHSSCCADDTDVNKPDPLEGLDEETKICFQITHDALNAPLPILRAMYELQMKRTDSFFLEVQKRFDGEEIKTDETIRTLAQKWQSSRRPRSEERNTKAVDTDMIVVSCMSKPSHCEKATEEINVVAQKLITNSESDLQLSYAKQRRTKSSALLHKELDVRSNRAVRQYLVKVNQAIATLYARHVLASLLADWPADAPMSEEALELSGASHMAYILDMLMQLEERPSWEKILQRVLKGCSHSMLCSLSLTACQFMEEPGMAVQVRESKHPYDNNTNFEDKVHIPGAIYLSVKFDSRCYTEEGCDELIMSSSSDFVQDVHNFSGSPQKWSDFEIPGDTLYYRFMSDMSNTEWGYKFTVTGGHRGRFQTGFEILKQMLADDQVLSQLPLADIWEWQVGVACRQTGNQRLRAIHLLLRLLQCQSQTACTLTLLQPLWQLFMSMENSLSQDPTSITVLLPLHRALTELFFIAEARAIAQGVLQEYLLAMTTDEQLLNHTAMALKNIAAISLAINYPNKSTKLLNMSP, from the exons ATGGGCAACGCGGAGAGCGGCTGCGGCGGAGGCAGCGGCGACGAGGAAGACATAGAAACGGAGAGTCCCGGCTTCGCGGAAGACGGTCCGGCCTCTGCGACCGCTGGCGGCGGTGTTGgaggcggcggcggcggcggctcTGGTTGTGGCAGGAGCGGAAGGGGATCGAATAACCTACCCGTGCCCACTGGTGGACCACCCAGCCCCGGGGTCCTCTTGGAGCAAGTGAAACTGAGAGAAGCGGCGGCTCGTATTAGCGACTCTGGAGTCGCCATTCACGAGTCCGTCCTGGCCGGGAATGAGGGTGTCCTGATGCGGTGGCTCGAGGACCGGTTAAACCGAGGAGAAGAGTCCGTTAATATTGAGCAATTTTGTGAGATGTTAGAGAGCAGAGATGCCCCGAGGGACGAGTGCGAAGAG GCCTTTGGTCAGTTTGATGCGGAGGGGGATGGAGTGGTGGACATAGAGAGCATGCTGATTGCTCTGAAGAACTCCAATGGAGCTAATCTGCAGGGAGAGCTGAGTAATGTGATAAGACAGCTTCAGGCCTGCTCGCTTACCCCAG GTTTTGTGGACATATTCTCCAAGACCAAAGACCGATTAGGAGCACACGCCTCTAAAATTCTAAAGTTCTTACACAGGAATCGTATTCCCAGCAGTGCCATCCCTTTCCCAATTTTAGAGGGCTACAACAGTATCTGTACCATGAGGTCCAGTGTGGTGCAGGACTTCTTGGAATTCCTCTTGCAGAAGGAGAAAG atttGGATATTCAGTACAGAGCAGAGCTGGACCGTGACCCAGacgtagacatggtcaaggtcGTCACTCAGTGCTACAGCACAATAGAAGCTTCGTCCAATGTTGCTGACATCTACAAGATGACAAATGGGGAAACGGCGTCTTTCTGGCAGTCTGACGGCAGCGCTCGCTCGCACTGGATACG ACTAAAAATGAAACCGGATGTTGTTTTGAGACGTTTGGCCATTGCCGTGGCTTCTAATGACCACAGCTATATGCCTCAGCTAGTGTCAGTTGCTGTGGGGAAGAACCGGCGTTCTTTGCAGGAGATCAGAGACATCCGCATCCCGAGCAATGTCACGGGCTATGTAGCTCTCTTGGAGAATGCCAACATCACACACCCCT ACATCCAAATCAACATTAAGCGGTGCCTGAGTGATGGATGCGACACACGGATTCACGGCTTGAAGACGCTGGGTTATCAGATTACCAAGAATAAAGAGATGTCTGTTTCGGATGCTTCAGCCGTCTGGTACCTGTCTCTCCTCACCTCTTTGGTCACTGCGTCCATGGAGACGAACCCTGCACTTGCCCAGACCGTCCTTCAGAGCACACA AAAAGCCTTGCGTCACATGCCGCCATTGTCCCTTACACCGTCATCCACAGAGTTCCCCAGGTTCTTTTCTGCGAACATCTTGGAGGAGGTGGATGGATTTCTCCTCAGGATAGCAGA CTGCTGTGTGAGTCCTGATGTAGAGCTGACCCTCCTGGCCTTCGCCCTCGCCAGAGGGAGTGTGGCAAAAGTCATTCAGGCCCTGTCCTGCATCAGTGATCATTTAGACACCAAGTACAAGGCCTCGCCTCTCATCGTCTCTATGGCTTCGGTCCGGCTACGACTGCTGTATCGCAACG GGAAGCCGCTCCAGCTGCACTTACAGGCCTGTGATGTGAAGAGCAAAGATGAGAAATCAGGACCAGAGAACATGCTAACAGAGTACTCCACTGGAGATG GTTTTCTCACAGAAGCCGGCCGTTTGAAAGCCAGCGTAATCCTCTCGACAGAGGACCAGAGCAACTTCCAGGTCACTCAGATAAAGATCAAA GTGCGGAAAGGAGCCATTGGACCGAAATGTGGTTTAGTGTTTGCGTATAAGGAGGACGACCCTTTCGATGCAGAGAAACACTTCAAAAGGTTTAAAAAGTATCACTCCTGGGACTACAAGGACTTCAAAGAGTTTGTACAAAGCAG CGCCAGGACTCCAGCGCAGAGTGAAGACGAGCCGATTGGCTGGTTTGAGCTGGAGGACGACTGGAATGATGTGGAGATCAAGCTGCAGCAGTGTCGTGTTGCCAAG TTCCTGATGGTGAAATTCCTGTGCACCAGGCAGGACAACGCCGAGCGCCTTGGTGTGCAGTCCCTCAGCTTCAGTGGCTACTTGTGCCCTGGGACAGAGAGGCTCgcagacctggatgacctcagTCCGAAAGGAGAGAGCTTTGACGGTGATGCTGTTACCGGCCTTTGTCTGCTAAACAAGACGCTCTTCTTCATACAGCAGCTCACACGAGACATG GATGCCTCTCACTGCAAGCAGAAGTATCTGTTGGAGTTCAGTGGCCTCAGCCTGAGCCTCTTCTGGAGCTTCTACAGCAAACTCAGGGAGAT TGAGGGCGAGGAGGTGACGAAGAGCAGagttctcctcctccagctgatgcAGAACTGTTTCCCCATGCTGCCCACCCCCCGGGAGTCCCGGGGCAAAGAGGAGAGCAAAGTACCAGATGAAGCTGGCGCAGCAGCTCGTCCATCCATGTCCAGCAGCAGAGATGATCTCAGTGACTCTATGAGGGCTGTGTGGGAGCTCTACACTCACCTCTGTCACA TTGTGGACAGTCCGGAAGGTGAGACATCCGTGGAAAAGGCTTTGCACACAGAAGCGGTGAAGGCCGTTCTTCATGGAGCGGCTGTTTTCTTCCCTGATAAACGTGTCAGGCGAGACAAACTCTTTCACATGATG aAGAACATTACAGAGGAGGATCAGCCAGAGTCGGTGAAGGTTACCTTTGAATCCCTTTGTAATTACTTCAG CGATCAGGATCCAAGTGGCCTTCTGCTGCTCCCTCCTAAAGGAGCTCCCTCAGACTTTGACATCAGCCCAATACTCTCAGTCATGGAGACGCTGCTCCTGGTTGCCACCAGAGAG TGTGAGGTCATGATGGTGGATGAGAATAGCGGCGCCAGCAGATCGGTCCTGCTGTCGTTGTTCTGGGCTCTGCAGGGCAGTCTGCTCTCCTGGTGCTACCTGCAGCTCAAAGGAGGAGCGTCCACGGCCATTGCAATGGAGCTGGCCAGAGACATCCTGCTGAAAT ATGTGGATCAGTTCTTGGAAAGTGTCAAGTCGATCCTTGGCTCGCTCTTGGAGAGGTACACTGGAGCTCAGATTACTGCAAAATTAGGCAGCTCTATCATAGCCACAGTCTTCAGACAACTG ATGATCTTCCTCTTGGAGCTGTGCCCTTTGGACATCCCCCACAGCctgctgctgcaaagcttctcCTCGCTCGTTGAGCTGCTCAGAAGCCTGTCAAGCGACACCGGAGACATCTTTTCTAAG GTGGATCAAGAGAACTGGCACCAACCCCAGCAGCCGGTGGTGCTAAGGACCTGGAACATGGAGTCCCCGCACAACTACGAGAACAGCCGCCACGAGACGAGCATCTTCGCCTGCCCCGGTGCGACGTCGTTCGAGGTGGAGTTTGATGAACGCTGTGAAACAGAGAAGAG ATACGACTACTTAGAATTCACAGATTCCAGAGGGGGAAAGGTCCGCTACGACATGAAGGTCGGAACTGAGAAGTGGCCAAAG AAAGTGACCTTTGACACCGGTCcccagctgcagttcctcttccactctgacagcagcaacaacgAGTGGGGCTATAAGTTCACTGTAACAGCGCTGGGTTTACCAGACATCACCATTTCTTGGATGTCAGATCTGCAGCTGCTGGTGGCTCGTCTGATGGGTCGCCTTGCATCCAGAACGCTGGCGTTGAAATCTCCGCACG AGGTTCGCAGTGTAAAGGAACTTCCATCAGGGAAAATGTCCCATGTTCAGTCTTCACCTTTATGGAAACCCATCCTGAGACATGGGCTGTGTGACAAAAGGGAGGCGACCCGAACAAAAACAATCACAGAGCAG GCGAGCACGTGGACTCTGGATGAGCCGACGGGCTTCCTGGAGGACTTTGCTCGCTGGAACCCTTCACAGGAGCTAACAGACGCTAGAACAGAGCTGATGAGGACCCTCATGCAGGCTTGCAGGAAACAGGCGATGAGGAACGAGATCACCGCTGGGTCAAAGATAGACCAAGCTGTGAATGCCATTTGGGCAGCCATGGTGTACCACACACCGGCCCTCAACCTCGCACTTCTTAGCTATG TTAATCCGGACTGTAAATCCAGTCTGAGTGAAGAGTTCGTGCAGGTGTATTCACTAGCAGACAGCATCAGAACGTGGATG CTGGAGATGAAGCAGAGATATCTGGTTGGCAAGATGAACAATCATGACGAGCGGGAAGGTGGTCCTGATGAGGTTACCATGGAGACACTGG CTGAGATGTGCATCGAGAAGAGCCTCTTGTTGTTCCGATTTGCTCCTTGCGGCGTTCCATGCCAAGGCAGCGACGCTCCCAGAgccacagagagcagcagtgCTCTGCTGTTCCAATCAAGTTCTATTTCAGAAGGAGACTTCCAAGCCAGCTCATCTGTGGGACCTCAGGCTGCAGGGTCTGAGGAAAGCTACGAGTCCAGGTCTGGACAGAGTCTGTCGTCCGGTACTCACATTCCCAACTCATCCTCATGTGGCCACAGCAGGCGAACCCATCGAGACTCGACAGAGAGTCTCTCCCCCCAGCCTGGGGAGCCAGCCTCCCCCTCTGCTTACAACCGCAAAGCTCCGTTCAGTCGGGCACGCCTTCGTCTCCTGTCCTGCCGCTCTATAGAAGAGCCTCGCATGACTCCCTCAGTCAAAGATCGCTACCCGATACTCAAACACATCCTAAACTTCATAAAGGACCAGGCTCTCACAACAGCGAG CATTCTGCAGACGCTGTCTCTGAACAAAGCGCAGGCCCTGAGTGTGTGCAAGGTGCTGGAGATGGTTCAGCAGTGCTTCCACTCCATGGGACAGCCGCACCTCTTCCAAGCCCCCTGCATCCTGTTCCTACAGGAGCTGCTGGCATGCCAAAAAGACTTTACCTG TTATTTCTCTCAGCTGTCAGACAGCGGGCAAAAGCTGGGAGAGGAAGTGAGGCGCTCCTACCATCAGCTGGTGCTCATGCTTGTGGAGGCGGTACAGGGCTTCAGCAGCCTCAATGAGAA AGCGTTTCTGCCGGCCCTGTCGTGTGTGCAGACCTGCTTGTTGCACCTCCTGGACATGAACTGGGAGGCGCACGATCTTCCTTTCTTCCTGAGCATCAATCTTCCTGACCTCCTCCTCAGCATGTCTCAGGAGAACATCAGCGTCCATGACACTGCCATCAG TCAGTGGACAGAGGAGGACGAGATTGCAGACTACAAGAAGAACCAGGAGTGGATGGATGAGTGTATGGACGGGATGTTTGAGAAGTGGTATGACAAAATTGATGAAGAGGAATCGATGGAGGACAGGAGGAAG ATGCACATGTTCATTGCCCGCTATTGTGACCTGCTCAACGTCGTGATCTCTTGCGATGGCTGTGAGAGGATGGCACCTTGGCACCGCTACCGATGTCTGCAGTGCATGGACATGGACCTCTGCAAGACCTGCTTCCTTA GTGGTGCCAAGCCTGAAGGCCACGAGGATGACCATGAGATGGTAAACATGGAATATGCCTGCGATCATTGCCAGGGGCTTATTGTAGGCAGCAGGATCAACTGCAACGTGTGTGAAGACTTTGACCTGTGCTTCGGTTGTTACCACGCAAAGAAGTATCCTGACAG CCACCTGCCCACCCATCGGATCACTGTGTACCCCATGGTGACCATACGGATCAGCGATCGCCACCGTCTCATCCAGCCCTACATCCACAACTACTCCTGGCTGCTGTTTGCTGCTTTGGCCCTGTACACGTCAGAGCTGAGCAGCGAGAAGCAAACGGATGGAGACACCTTGGACAGCGACACTCTGAACGTGGCCAAAGCCCTGCAGACCCACTGCTCCCAGCTCATCACTGACTGCTTGCTCAAAGGACAGACTGGCAAAG GTTTCCGTTCCTCTGCTTTGCTTGCTCTGCTGTCCACCAACGATTCTGCTTCTGACAGCGAGCTGTGTCCAGTCTCTCCCGAGTCCTCTCAAGAGCTCAGCACAGCCACGGACACCTCCTCGCTCCCTGGTAGCACAGCAGCAATCTGCTCTCCTTCATCTCCTAAGCACAAG GACAAACCGTCAGATGAGAAAAAGGCAGAGGAGGGGAgctgtcctcctcctgctcaGCCAGAGTTGTCGCTCCCTCCGAGCAGTGGGCCGGGGGACAAAAAGAAGCTGGTCACTCAAGACACCCTAGACTCCGCCCGGCTCAGCCAGACCCCGTCAGTGTCCAGCGAAGACGCCCTCTCTCCTGTGGTCCGAC GAGCAGTCAACTCGCCAACATCTGATGTTGTCAAGGAAACTGACGATAGGCTGCCCCCAGTTCCCCTTCAGGGGCACGTGTTCTCCGAGTGCTCAAGAGAGAGGATCCTGGGACTGCTGGCAGCCATGCTACCTCCAGCCAAACCA gGCTGTTCCCTGTGTCTGCCCAGTCTGAGCTCCATGCTGCCACAGCTTTTTAAGGCAGTCATTTCCAATGCTGGCTCTCTGAATGAGACCTACCACCTCACCTTAGGCCTCCTGGGTCAGCTGCTGCTCCGGATCCCTCCGATGGAGGCTGACGCTGCTGTGACAGAGGCTCTGGCTGACAAGTATGAGTTGCTGATACAAGGAGAGATGTCCTGTTCAGACATCCAGGGCTGGAAGACCATACAGCTGCTTTTCAGCCTGGGCGCCGTCTGTTTAGACAG TCGCATTGGCTTGGACTGGGCATGCACGGTGGCAGACATTTTGCACAGTCTCAATGCTTGCCCCGAGTGGTGCACAATCATCGCCGCCTTCACTGACCATTGCATTCAGCAGCTGCCGCAGACTCTGAAGCGCACCAACCTCTTCACACTGCTGGTGCTCGTGGGCTTCGCCGAG GTGCTGTGTGTGGGCACCCAGACGGTGTTTATCGACAACGCCAATGAAAAGCACAACATGATCTTGCTGAAACACTTCACAGAAAAGAACCATGCTGCGGTGGTGGACGTTAGAACACGCAAGAGGAAAACAG TGAAGGACTACCAACTCATCCAGTCTCAGGATTCTTGCACGGTCAGTCTACCGGGGCAGCCAGAGGGCCAAGGCTGCCCAAAGACGCTGCTCAGTTGCTACCTGGGCAATTTCACCTCCATTATTAGCCACCTGTTGCAGACAAGCCAGGACAACGGCTCTTCTGATGCCGTGGAGGCTTCCTGGGTCCTGTCTTTGGCTCTTAAAGGCCTCTATAACATACTCAAG aAGCACGGAGTGGAGCACGCACATGAAGCCATCCAGGAGTCAGGCCTGACCCAGCTGCTGGTGAGGAAGTGCAGTAAGGGGACCGGCTTCAGCAAGCTGTGGCTGCTGCGCGACCTGGAGatcctctccatcatgctgtACTCCTCAAAGAGGGAGATCCATTCCATGGCCCAGGACCCGGAGCGAGAGCAACGAGAGCAGGACAAGGAGCACGACTCGGACCACTCCAGCTGCTGTGCTGACGACACGGATGTCAATAAGCCCGACCCGCTGGAGGGTCTGGATGAGGAGACAAAGATTTGCTTCCAA ATCACCCACGATGCCTTAAACGCCCCTTTGCCCATTCTGCGAGCTATGTATGAGCTGCAGATGAAGAGGACCGACTCGTTCTTCCTGGAGGTCCAGAAGAG ATTTGATGGAGAAGAGATAAAAACGGACGAGACGATCCGTACGCTGGCCCAGAAGTGGCAATCCAGCCGGCGGCCTCGGTCTGAGGAGCGGAACACCAAGGCTGTGGACACGGACATGATTGTGGTGTCTTGCATG TCTAAACCGAGTCACTGTGAAAAGGCCACAGAGGAGATCAACGTCGTAGCCCAGAAGCTCATCACCAACTCGGAGAGCGACCTCCAGCTCAGCTATGCCAAACAGAGACGCACCAAAAGCTCCGCTCTGCTGCACAAAGAGCTGGATGTGCGCAGCAACCGAGCCGTTCGTCAGTACCTGGTGAAGGTCAACCAGGCCATCGCCACGCTGTACGCTCGCCACGTGCTGGCGTCGTTGCTGGCCGACTGGCCCGCAGACGCGCCGATGAGCGAGGAGGCCCTGGAGCTGAGCGGGGCCTCGCACATGGCTTACATCTTGGACATGCTGATGCAGCTGGAGGAGCGGCCGTCGTGGGAGAAG ATTCTTCAGAGGGTGCTGAAGGGCTGCAGCCACAGCATGCTCTGCAGTCTCTCTCTCACTGCTTGCCAGTTCATGGAAGAGCCTGGCATGGCAGTGCAGGTCAGAGAGTCCAAACACCCGTACGATAACAACACCAACTTTGAG GACAAGGTGCACATCCCTGGCGCCATCTACCTGTCCGTAAAATTCGATTCCCGCTGCTACACAGAGGAAGGCTGCGACGAGCTCATCATGTCCAGCAGCAGCGATTTTGTCCAAGATGTTCACAACTTCAGTGGGTCTCCGCAGAAGTGGTCCGATTTTGAAATCCCCG GTGATACCCTGTACTACAGATTCATGTCAGACATGAGCAACACAGAGTGGGGCTACAAGTTCACCGTAACGGGGGGACACAGGGGCCGTTTTCAGACAG GTTTTGAGATACTGAAGCAAATGCTAGCTGATGACCAAGTGCTCAGCCAACTGCCACTAGCCGACATCTGGGAGTGGCAAGTGGGCGTGGCCTGTCGACAGACTGGAAACCAGCGACTGAGAGCCATTCACCTGTTGCTGCGTCTGCTGCAGTGTCAGTCCCAGAC AGCCTGCACGCTGACGCTGCTGCAACCTCTGTGGCAGCTCTTCATGTCTATGGAGAACAGCCTGAGCCAGGATCCCACCAGCATCACGGTGCTGCTGCCTCTTCACAGAGCCCTCACTGAACTCTTCTTTATCGCAGAGGCCCGTGCAATC GCTCAGGGCGTCCTCCAGGAGTACCTGTTAGCCATGACCACTGATGAGCAGCTCCTCAACCACACCGCCATG GCACTGAAGAACATCGCTGCCATCAGCCTGGCCATCAATTACCCCAATAAATCTACGAAGCTACTCAACATGTCCCCATGA